Proteins encoded by one window of Hylaeus volcanicus isolate JK05 chromosome 7, UHH_iyHylVolc1.0_haploid, whole genome shotgun sequence:
- the LOC128880042 gene encoding ras-related protein Rap1: MREYKIVVLGSGGVGKSALTVQFVQGIFVEKYDPTIEDSYRKQVEVDGQQCMLEILDTAGTEQFTAMRDLYMKNGQGFVLVYSITAQSTFNDLQDLREQILRVKDTDDVPMVLVGNKCDLEDERVVGKEQGVNLARQFACAFMETSAKAKINVYDVFYDLVRQINKKSPEKKIKQKKKSLCLLL; encoded by the exons ATGcgtgaatataaaatagtggTGTTGGGTAGTGGAGGTGTAGGCAAATCTGCCCTCACTGTCCAGTTCGTTCAAGGAATCTTCGTGGAGAAGTACGATCCGACGATCGAGGACAGCTACCGCAAACAGGTCGAGGTCGACGGACAACAATGTATGTTAGAAATCCTAGACACAGCCGGAACG GAACAATTCACAGCCATGAGGGACCTTTATATGAAGAACGGTCAGGGATTCGTGTTAGTGTACTCGATAACGGCGCAGTCAACGTTCAACGACCTGCAGGACCTCAGGGAGCAGATCCTGCGGGTAAAGGACACAGATGACGTGCCAATGGTGCTGGTAGGCAACAAGTGCGACTTGGAGGACGAGAGGGTAGTGGGCAAAGAGCAGGGCGTCAACCTTGCCCGACAATTCGCCTGTGCGTTCATGGAGACCTCCGCCAAAGccaaaattaatgtttacgaT GTATTCTACGATCTAGTGCGGCAAATCAACAAAAAGTCGCCAGAGAAGAAGATAaagcagaaaaagaaatcgctGTGCCTACTTCTGTAA